A region from the Desulfoglaeba alkanexedens ALDC genome encodes:
- a CDS encoding HMA2 domain-containing protein: MVDVPQGRVTHWTPTRLRIKVPALRDNPHQAPGLAQKLLECGQIEEVHVNLHAASLLLRGSSLNLDDIGAFIRDHRLLALDLQGARRVPVSKRIVSPLLQANQKLNRFSGGELDVAGLAFLSLLVIGAYQILRGRVAAPPWYTAFWYAFGVFTKVLIDKHESQKNAR; encoded by the coding sequence ATGGTGGACGTGCCGCAGGGCCGCGTGACCCATTGGACCCCCACTCGACTTCGCATCAAGGTCCCTGCTCTGCGGGACAATCCACATCAGGCCCCGGGGTTGGCTCAAAAACTCTTGGAATGCGGTCAGATCGAAGAAGTCCACGTCAATTTGCATGCCGCCAGCCTGCTCCTCCGAGGTTCCTCGCTGAATCTGGACGATATCGGAGCCTTCATTCGAGACCATCGGCTCCTTGCCTTGGATTTGCAAGGCGCTCGGAGGGTTCCGGTCTCAAAACGCATCGTCTCGCCCCTGCTGCAAGCGAATCAGAAGCTGAATCGCTTTTCCGGTGGCGAACTGGACGTGGCCGGCCTTGCTTTCTTGAGTCTGCTGGTGATTGGAGCGTATCAGATCTTGCGGGGGAGAGTGGCCGCGCCGCCTTGGTACACGGCGTTTTGGTATGCCTTCGGGGTCTTTACCAAAGTCCTCATCGACAAACACGAAAGTCAGAAAAACGCTCGTTGA
- a CDS encoding DUF5132 domain-containing protein gives MKLFSNGFSASTGMMVGIGAVILAPIVIPAVAAVLKPVAKTAIKGGILVYRKGRQAVAEVGESVEDLVAEAKAEINAPPMEATEA, from the coding sequence ATGAAGCTTTTCAGCAATGGTTTCAGCGCGAGCACAGGAATGATGGTCGGGATCGGTGCGGTGATTCTTGCCCCGATAGTCATCCCCGCGGTGGCGGCTGTTTTGAAGCCGGTGGCTAAGACGGCCATCAAGGGTGGCATCTTGGTCTATCGAAAGGGCCGGCAGGCTGTTGCCGAAGTAGGCGAAAGCGTCGAGGATCTGGTGGCGGAAGCCAAGGCTGAGATCAACGCTCCCCCGATGGAAGCCACGGAAGCCTGA
- a CDS encoding glycosyltransferase, with product MKADLHVHSKFSNRPSQWILQKIGCPESFTEPLELYRIAQAKGMTAVTITDHNTISGALEIAHLPNTFIGEEVTTYFPEDGCKIHVLVYSIDERQHEAIQKARENIFDLIGYLRSEKIFHAVAHPLYAINDRLTTDHFEKLLLLFKYIEINGARNEIQNQVLECIASRLNPAVMERLEEKHGIRPAFDLPWEKVFTGGSDDHSSLNIARTWTEVPGASDAGSFLREVQAGKGTVGGVSSTPLTMAHNLYGIAYQFYKHRFHFERQVHRDQLLQFLERVLQRSEGARPGDWSPRLRFLPRYGRVFKRSGNDKKPSAAAALWQESHRLISNIPALKRIADSREAEGASHEEAWFDFVNRVSNNVLAQFSRRVLDQIAGADFFDVFSSIGSAGTLYTLLAPYFVSFSLFTKDIQIAREVKARFKLEENAGGGDGADTMVLAHFTDTLYQINGVALTILQQAQLAAETGRRLTVITCHDGHHESRTGVLNFKPVGVYQLPEYPEIKLYFPPFLDMLRYCFEKGFTHILSATPGPIGLAALAVARILNLPISATYHTALPQYARHITGDAFLEDIMWKFVLWYYQQMDTVYVPSRATGDELVRKGIAAEKIQTYTRGVDIEHFHPSRFSEDFERRYGLRDRIRLLYVGRVSKEKDLDLLVRVFKRLNRTIQNLSLVVVGDGPYLNEMKAELEGMPAVFTGYLSGAELAAAYASCHIFAFPSTTDTFGNVVLEAQASGLPAIVTDAGGPQENVIDRKTGFIVKADDEQAFYQAARKLLQDPDRRKTMAEAARKAMEYRSFRKAFEMTWDLYRGIRGQTADGIVLPEAV from the coding sequence ATGAAAGCCGACCTTCACGTACATTCCAAGTTTTCCAATCGGCCGTCTCAATGGATTCTCCAGAAGATCGGTTGCCCGGAGAGCTTCACCGAACCCCTGGAGCTTTATCGCATCGCCCAGGCCAAGGGCATGACGGCGGTGACCATCACCGATCACAACACCATCAGCGGTGCCCTGGAGATCGCGCACCTGCCCAACACCTTCATCGGTGAGGAGGTGACCACGTACTTCCCCGAAGACGGCTGCAAGATCCACGTGCTCGTCTACAGCATCGACGAACGGCAGCATGAGGCGATCCAGAAGGCGCGGGAGAACATTTTCGATCTGATAGGCTACCTGCGGAGTGAAAAGATCTTTCACGCCGTGGCGCACCCGCTCTATGCCATCAATGACCGCCTGACCACCGACCACTTCGAGAAGCTCCTACTGCTCTTCAAGTACATAGAAATCAACGGGGCGAGAAACGAAATCCAAAACCAGGTCTTGGAATGCATCGCGTCCCGCCTGAATCCCGCGGTCATGGAGCGGCTCGAAGAAAAGCACGGCATCCGCCCGGCGTTTGACCTTCCTTGGGAAAAGGTCTTCACCGGCGGCTCCGACGATCACAGTTCCCTCAACATCGCCCGGACCTGGACGGAAGTCCCCGGAGCATCCGATGCCGGTTCGTTTCTACGGGAGGTACAGGCCGGTAAGGGAACGGTGGGCGGGGTCTCGTCCACGCCACTCACCATGGCTCACAACCTCTACGGAATCGCCTATCAGTTCTACAAGCACCGCTTTCATTTCGAACGCCAGGTGCACCGGGACCAACTGCTCCAGTTTCTCGAACGGGTCCTGCAGCGTTCGGAAGGGGCGCGCCCTGGCGATTGGAGTCCGCGCCTCAGGTTCCTTCCCCGTTACGGCAGGGTATTCAAACGTTCCGGAAACGATAAGAAACCCTCGGCGGCTGCCGCCCTATGGCAGGAATCCCACCGGCTCATTTCCAATATTCCGGCCTTGAAGCGCATCGCCGATTCCCGGGAGGCCGAAGGGGCCTCTCACGAAGAAGCCTGGTTCGATTTCGTCAACAGGGTGTCCAATAATGTGCTGGCACAGTTTTCCCGGCGAGTCCTTGATCAGATTGCGGGTGCTGATTTCTTCGATGTTTTCAGTAGCATCGGTTCCGCCGGAACCCTCTACACCCTTCTCGCTCCCTACTTTGTTTCCTTTTCTCTCTTCACCAAGGACATTCAGATCGCCCGAGAAGTCAAGGCCCGATTTAAGCTGGAAGAAAATGCAGGGGGCGGTGACGGCGCAGATACCATGGTGCTGGCTCACTTCACCGACACGCTCTACCAGATCAACGGTGTAGCCCTCACCATCCTGCAACAGGCGCAGCTCGCCGCGGAGACCGGCAGGCGACTGACCGTGATCACCTGCCACGATGGACACCATGAATCCCGTACGGGGGTGCTGAACTTTAAGCCCGTCGGCGTGTATCAACTCCCGGAGTATCCTGAAATCAAACTGTATTTTCCTCCGTTTCTCGACATGCTTCGCTACTGCTTCGAAAAGGGCTTCACCCACATCCTTTCGGCGACGCCGGGCCCCATCGGCTTGGCCGCCCTCGCCGTCGCCCGCATCCTCAACCTGCCCATCAGCGCCACCTACCACACGGCCCTTCCCCAGTACGCCCGGCACATCACCGGCGATGCTTTTCTGGAAGATATTATGTGGAAATTCGTTCTCTGGTACTACCAACAGATGGACACGGTCTACGTTCCGTCTCGGGCCACGGGGGATGAACTGGTCCGCAAGGGAATAGCGGCGGAAAAAATTCAGACCTACACGCGAGGGGTCGACATCGAGCACTTCCATCCTTCCCGGTTTTCGGAGGACTTCGAGCGCCGCTACGGACTGCGAGACCGTATCAGGCTCCTGTACGTCGGCCGAGTCTCCAAGGAAAAGGACCTGGATCTCCTGGTCCGCGTCTTCAAAAGGCTGAACCGAACCATTCAAAACCTGTCACTGGTTGTGGTGGGAGACGGACCCTACCTGAACGAAATGAAAGCCGAACTTGAAGGCATGCCCGCCGTTTTCACAGGATACCTCTCCGGGGCTGAACTGGCCGCGGCCTATGCTTCCTGCCACATCTTCGCCTTTCCCAGTACAACGGACACCTTCGGCAACGTGGTGCTGGAAGCTCAAGCCTCAGGACTTCCCGCCATCGTGACCGACGCCGGCGGTCCCCAGGAAAACGTTATCGACCGAAAAACCGGCTTCATCGTTAAGGCCGACGATGAACAGGCCTTCTATCAAGCTGCGAGGAAACTTTTGCAGGATCCGGATCGCCGCAAGACCATGGCCGAGGCGGCCCGGAAGGCCATGGAATACCGTTCTTTCAGAAAAGCGTTCGAAATGACGTGGGACCTCTACCGTGGTATCCGTGGCCAAACGGCAGATGGTATCGTCCTTCCGGAAGCGGTCTGA
- a CDS encoding PhoH family protein, producing MPKTYILDTNVLLHNPDALLAFADNLVIVPFAVIEEIDNQKRRQDEIGRNARLVSRRLDEMRALGHLSEGIALPNGGTLRVELNHQELADCPPGLDPGKYDNRILTLAQGLRRQSAQTVIIVTKDLNLRIKADVLGLAAEDFYSDKVDYHELYKGVRELFLASEELNTFYQENGLPWNGPTAFYPNEFVVLKSLDNPSQSALCRHIGRHLHPLRHEQAVTWGVKPRNKEQKFALELLLDDSVQVVTLVGRAGTGKTLLALAAGMEKVLEQNAYCRFLVTRPVIPMGDDLGFLPGTKEEKLRPWMQPIYDNLEYLFRDADDPSDLIDDLLHRGTLELEALTYIRGRSIPSQFILCDEAQNLSPNMIKALITRVGEGTKIVFTGDPEQIDHPYLDASSNGLTYLVEKLKGENLAGHVTLFQGERSRVAEMGASLL from the coding sequence ATGCCCAAAACCTATATCCTGGACACCAACGTTTTGCTGCACAACCCCGATGCCCTTCTTGCTTTCGCCGATAACCTGGTCATTGTGCCTTTTGCGGTCATCGAGGAAATCGACAACCAGAAGCGCCGCCAAGACGAAATCGGGCGCAACGCCCGCCTGGTTTCGCGCCGCCTGGACGAAATGCGGGCGCTGGGACATCTTTCGGAGGGAATCGCGTTGCCCAATGGAGGGACCCTTCGCGTCGAACTGAATCACCAGGAACTGGCAGACTGTCCGCCGGGGCTCGACCCCGGCAAGTATGACAACCGTATCCTCACCTTGGCCCAGGGACTCCGGCGCCAGAGCGCCCAGACCGTCATCATCGTGACCAAGGACCTGAACCTTCGCATCAAGGCCGATGTGCTGGGCTTGGCCGCCGAGGACTTCTACAGCGACAAGGTGGACTATCATGAGTTATATAAAGGAGTTAGGGAGCTCTTTCTGGCAAGCGAGGAGCTGAATACATTCTACCAGGAAAACGGGCTGCCGTGGAACGGCCCAACCGCCTTCTATCCCAACGAATTTGTGGTCCTCAAGAGCCTGGACAACCCATCGCAGTCCGCTCTCTGCCGCCACATCGGCAGGCACCTGCACCCACTCCGCCACGAGCAGGCCGTGACCTGGGGCGTCAAGCCGAGAAACAAGGAACAGAAATTCGCCCTGGAGCTCCTGCTGGACGATTCCGTCCAGGTGGTCACCTTGGTGGGACGCGCCGGTACCGGAAAGACGCTTCTCGCTCTAGCGGCCGGCATGGAAAAGGTCCTGGAGCAAAACGCGTACTGCCGGTTCCTGGTAACCCGCCCCGTGATCCCCATGGGAGACGACCTGGGTTTTCTTCCGGGCACCAAGGAAGAAAAGCTTCGCCCTTGGATGCAGCCCATTTACGACAACCTGGAGTACCTCTTTCGAGATGCCGACGACCCATCGGACCTGATCGACGACCTCCTCCACCGGGGAACCCTGGAACTGGAAGCGCTCACCTACATTCGCGGGCGCAGCATCCCCAGCCAGTTCATCTTGTGCGACGAAGCGCAGAATCTGTCGCCCAACATGATCAAGGCGCTCATCACCCGGGTGGGGGAAGGGACGAAGATCGTCTTCACGGGGGATCCGGAACAGATCGACCATCCCTATCTGGACGCCAGCAGCAACGGCCTCACCTATCTGGTGGAAAAGCTCAAGGGCGAAAACCTGGCGGGGCACGTGACGCTTTTCCAGGGAGAACGTTCGCGGGTGGCGGAAATGGGAGCGAGCCTCCTTTAG
- a CDS encoding 1,4-dihydroxy-6-naphthoate synthase — protein MALYRFSLGYSPCPNDTFIFWALATERFPTDPFRFNPFLADVDMLNRKAVAGELEITKISFHALLECLEDYWVLRSGGALGRGCGPLIVARRPVSLEDLADQPIAIPGRLTTAHLLLQATGRHRGERVVMPFDRIMPAVASGDVAAGLVIHEGRFTYPSWGLHRVLDLGKWWEDETGLPLPLGCIVMRRDLGREAARAVEELIRESLLWGRREPERAWRYVTRHAQEMAPEVIRQHIDTFVNEFSMNVGREGKRAVRRLLDEGLRLAGKASPTLSIFWDDEP, from the coding sequence ATGGCTCTTTATCGATTCAGCCTGGGGTATTCGCCATGCCCCAACGACACTTTCATCTTTTGGGCCCTGGCCACGGAACGGTTTCCCACCGATCCGTTCCGATTCAACCCTTTCCTTGCCGACGTAGACATGCTGAACCGCAAGGCGGTCGCCGGTGAACTGGAAATCACCAAGATCTCTTTCCACGCTTTGCTGGAATGCCTCGAAGATTACTGGGTGCTTCGTTCGGGAGGCGCCTTGGGCCGGGGCTGCGGGCCGCTCATCGTGGCTCGCCGACCCGTGTCTTTGGAAGACCTCGCCGACCAGCCCATCGCCATTCCAGGCCGCCTCACCACCGCGCACCTGCTGCTGCAGGCTACCGGGCGCCATCGGGGCGAACGGGTGGTGATGCCTTTCGATCGGATCATGCCTGCCGTGGCCTCCGGCGATGTTGCCGCCGGCCTGGTGATCCACGAAGGCCGTTTCACCTATCCGTCGTGGGGGTTGCATCGAGTACTGGACCTGGGCAAGTGGTGGGAGGATGAGACCGGGTTACCGCTTCCCTTGGGATGCATCGTGATGCGCCGTGACTTGGGACGAGAAGCGGCTCGGGCGGTGGAGGAGCTCATCCGGGAAAGCCTGCTCTGGGGACGGCGCGAACCGGAACGCGCCTGGCGTTATGTCACACGGCACGCCCAGGAAATGGCTCCGGAGGTCATCCGACAGCACATAGACACCTTTGTGAATGAATTCAGCATGAACGTGGGGCGAGAAGGGAAGCGGGCGGTGCGCCGGTTGCTGGATGAGGGACTCCGGCTGGCGGGAAAGGCTTCGCCGACGCTATCGATTTTCTGGGACGACGAGCCATGA
- the metK gene encoding methionine adenosyltransferase, protein MREDFVFISESVTSGHPDKLCDQISDGIVDHFLIQDPTSRVRAECAVSKAVIFIAVRYASSAGVDCAHTARQVIHSVGYDLPDFNPKSASILTTLQETPADPAYAFDERRLSEEEINRIAVKNQATVFGFACDQTSAFLPLPLYLAHRLSRKLGSVRMDGTLPYLLADGRVQVGVEYRSRQPVRIQSIIITTSQERPDHPKAQRVQDDLMDTVISPVFGSEPIKPDARTKIFINPDGPIIGGGPASHSGLTGRKNAVDTYGEYCRHSQKALSGKDPTRIDRSGVYAARYAAKNVVAAGLARECEIQLSYSIGLPGPLSLQVETFGSGAFPEARIAELLKRHFEFRLAGILKNFELRLLPARYPKGFYQKLAAYGQVGRTDLDLPWEKTDRAAILAEDAGRP, encoded by the coding sequence ATGAGAGAAGACTTCGTCTTTATATCCGAATCCGTCACTTCCGGTCATCCCGATAAATTATGTGACCAGATCAGCGACGGCATCGTGGATCACTTCCTGATTCAGGACCCCACATCCCGAGTTCGCGCCGAATGCGCGGTCTCCAAGGCCGTTATTTTCATCGCTGTTCGCTACGCTTCGTCCGCCGGCGTGGATTGCGCCCACACCGCTCGGCAGGTCATCCATTCCGTCGGCTACGATCTACCCGATTTCAATCCCAAATCCGCCAGTATCCTCACCACGTTGCAGGAAACTCCCGCAGATCCCGCCTACGCCTTCGACGAACGGCGATTGTCGGAAGAAGAAATCAATCGGATCGCGGTCAAGAACCAGGCCACGGTTTTCGGCTTCGCCTGTGACCAGACTTCGGCCTTTTTGCCGCTTCCGTTGTATTTGGCTCATCGTCTGTCTCGAAAGCTTGGATCCGTCCGTATGGACGGAACCCTCCCTTACCTCCTGGCGGACGGACGAGTTCAAGTCGGCGTCGAATACCGCAGCCGCCAACCCGTCAGAATCCAAAGCATCATTATTACCACGAGTCAGGAAAGACCCGACCATCCCAAGGCCCAACGCGTTCAAGACGATTTGATGGACACTGTCATCTCGCCGGTTTTCGGAAGCGAGCCGATCAAACCGGATGCTCGAACGAAGATCTTCATCAACCCCGATGGTCCCATCATCGGTGGGGGACCTGCCTCCCATTCGGGGCTCACCGGAAGAAAAAATGCCGTCGACACCTATGGAGAATACTGCCGCCACAGCCAGAAGGCCCTCAGCGGGAAGGATCCGACCCGGATCGACCGTTCCGGGGTGTATGCGGCCCGATATGCCGCCAAAAACGTGGTTGCCGCCGGACTCGCCCGCGAATGTGAAATCCAGCTGAGCTATTCCATCGGCCTGCCGGGGCCTCTCAGCCTTCAGGTGGAGACTTTCGGAAGCGGCGCCTTTCCCGAAGCCCGGATCGCGGAGTTGTTGAAGCGGCATTTCGAGTTCAGGCTCGCAGGGATTCTCAAGAACTTCGAACTGCGCCTTTTGCCGGCCCGCTACCCCAAAGGCTTTTACCAAAAACTCGCAGCTTATGGGCAGGTGGGAAGAACGGATTTGGATCTGCCTTGGGAAAAGACCGACCGCGCCGCAATCCTTGCCGAAGATGCGGGCCGCCCATGA
- a CDS encoding cation-translocating P-type ATPase: MLKVVHDKVAGRIRLHVQGLRDSRTLKDYLEAGLRHRRGITHVSASTITGNVLLSFNSKQDHATIIDTVYQLLDGWTETPPSACSKESKTPPFERNPGGGPVQQAMRDRTPSGKTVAHQLLRRFKTESEYPSEPWHTKSVEEVAAVLDTHVTYGLSEEEAGRRLQTYGPNQLPEPSPRSKWTLFASQFLSLPVALLGTAAGLSVVTGGLFEAVAIMGVVVANAIIGYVTESESERTIQSLQKVVRPHASLVRAGRLRTIPAHELVPGDLIALSPGDFIPADARLVASDQLTVDESALTGESIPVAKTVDALLSANAPLSDRTNMVYMGTLVLSGRGLAIVVATGRHSEMGSIHILLQETTAPETPIERQLRQMGDHLVLFGLSICGFVFVVGLVRGYGLLMMLRTAVSLAAAAIPEGLPAAATTTFALAIRGMKEHGVLIRHLHAAETLGAVQVICFDKTGTITQNWMTVMALDCGRGRVDVRDGRFIWRDQEIEAAKDECLWRLLQVAALCNETEIENDSKKERSYKLRGSPTERAIMETALEAGLDIVAFRRSHPVLHTRHRAENRLFMSTTHQRPEGGRLLAVKGNPVEVLEQCAWRLEAGGTIVAISEEDRLQIQMENERMAGNALRVLGVAYATFDGDQPEDGLTWLGLIGMADPIREGVKELIAVFHQAGIDTIMITGDQSPTAQAVAQQLNLSRGKPLVILDSSEFWSLSPEMMEALATKAHAYSRVSPALKLQIVQALQLGNRVVAMTGDGINDGPALKAADIGIAMGRSGTDLAREVADVVLENDDLETLVTALADGRTIHTNIKKSVHYFLSTNFSEIMVMASAMAMGIGAPLNTMQLLWINTVSDIFPGLALALEPAEPDILKQPPREAQAPLFSKEDYRRMTWESATISAAAMGAYAYGIRRYGMGPAAGSLAFQSLTLGQLLHAFSCRSEHHSLFKEDARPPNPHLNWAMAGTLLLQACTFFVPSLRRLLGIPALNWLDAAVIGGTALASFLVNESTKTTKASGIQP, from the coding sequence GTGCTGAAAGTTGTTCATGACAAGGTTGCGGGCCGGATCCGCCTTCATGTCCAAGGCCTTCGGGATTCTCGGACGTTGAAAGATTATCTGGAAGCCGGCCTGAGGCACAGACGCGGGATCACTCATGTCTCGGCGAGCACCATCACCGGAAACGTGTTGCTGTCTTTCAATTCGAAACAAGATCATGCCACGATCATCGACACCGTCTACCAACTCCTTGATGGTTGGACCGAAACACCGCCATCGGCATGCAGTAAGGAATCGAAAACCCCGCCGTTTGAGCGGAACCCTGGAGGCGGACCGGTACAGCAGGCGATGCGAGACCGCACTCCATCGGGAAAAACGGTGGCGCATCAGCTCTTGAGGCGCTTCAAAACCGAATCGGAGTATCCCTCAGAGCCATGGCACACCAAATCGGTGGAAGAGGTGGCGGCGGTACTCGACACCCATGTGACCTACGGCCTCAGCGAGGAAGAAGCCGGAAGGCGCCTCCAAACCTATGGACCGAACCAGCTTCCGGAGCCTTCGCCCCGTTCCAAATGGACGCTCTTTGCCAGCCAGTTTCTTTCCCTGCCGGTGGCTCTATTGGGTACTGCCGCCGGCCTTTCGGTGGTGACCGGTGGACTGTTCGAGGCGGTGGCCATCATGGGGGTCGTCGTCGCGAACGCTATCATCGGCTACGTCACCGAAAGCGAATCGGAACGCACCATCCAGTCGTTGCAGAAGGTTGTGAGACCCCACGCCTCCTTGGTCCGCGCAGGCCGACTCCGGACAATTCCAGCTCATGAATTGGTTCCGGGAGACCTCATCGCGTTGAGTCCGGGAGACTTCATCCCGGCGGACGCTCGCCTTGTCGCCTCCGATCAACTGACTGTGGACGAATCAGCGCTCACCGGGGAAAGCATCCCTGTAGCCAAAACCGTAGATGCCCTCTTGTCGGCGAACGCCCCTCTGTCGGATCGGACGAACATGGTTTATATGGGAACTCTCGTCTTGAGCGGGCGGGGCCTTGCCATTGTGGTCGCCACGGGTCGCCATTCCGAGATGGGAAGCATCCACATCCTGCTTCAGGAGACGACAGCGCCGGAGACACCCATCGAACGACAGCTGCGCCAGATGGGCGATCATCTAGTCCTCTTCGGTCTGAGCATCTGCGGCTTTGTCTTCGTTGTGGGGCTGGTACGCGGTTACGGGCTGTTGATGATGCTACGAACCGCCGTGTCCTTGGCTGCCGCCGCCATTCCGGAGGGGCTCCCAGCCGCAGCAACCACGACCTTCGCTTTGGCTATCCGAGGCATGAAAGAACACGGTGTGCTGATTCGTCATCTCCACGCGGCTGAAACCCTGGGAGCCGTTCAAGTGATCTGCTTCGACAAAACGGGCACCATCACCCAAAATTGGATGACCGTCATGGCGCTGGATTGCGGAAGAGGCCGCGTAGACGTTCGTGACGGCCGTTTCATATGGCGAGATCAGGAGATCGAAGCGGCGAAGGACGAATGCCTGTGGCGGCTTCTTCAGGTGGCCGCGCTTTGCAACGAAACCGAAATCGAAAACGATTCCAAGAAAGAACGGTCTTACAAGCTGCGAGGTTCTCCCACCGAACGAGCCATTATGGAAACAGCGCTTGAGGCCGGACTCGATATCGTGGCTTTTCGACGGAGCCATCCCGTGCTCCACACCCGGCACCGCGCAGAAAACCGCCTTTTCATGAGCACCACACATCAACGGCCGGAAGGAGGTCGCCTGCTTGCGGTAAAGGGCAATCCTGTGGAGGTCCTGGAGCAGTGTGCGTGGAGACTGGAAGCGGGAGGCACCATTGTGGCGATTTCCGAAGAAGACCGCCTGCAGATCCAAATGGAAAATGAACGCATGGCCGGCAATGCCTTGCGTGTTCTTGGAGTGGCGTATGCCACCTTCGACGGGGATCAGCCGGAAGATGGTCTCACGTGGCTCGGACTGATCGGCATGGCCGACCCCATCCGAGAAGGCGTCAAGGAGCTGATTGCTGTCTTTCACCAAGCGGGGATCGATACGATCATGATCACCGGTGATCAGAGCCCCACGGCCCAGGCGGTGGCGCAGCAGCTGAACCTGAGCCGAGGAAAGCCGTTGGTGATTTTGGATTCCTCAGAGTTTTGGTCCTTGAGCCCCGAAATGATGGAAGCTTTGGCGACCAAGGCGCATGCCTATTCGCGGGTGAGTCCGGCCCTCAAGCTTCAAATCGTGCAGGCGCTTCAGTTGGGCAATCGCGTCGTGGCCATGACCGGCGACGGCATCAACGACGGGCCGGCACTCAAAGCCGCGGATATCGGCATCGCCATGGGCCGGAGCGGCACCGATCTCGCCCGGGAAGTCGCCGACGTCGTCTTGGAAAACGACGATTTGGAGACTCTGGTCACCGCCTTGGCGGACGGACGAACTATTCATACCAATATCAAAAAGTCCGTCCATTATTTCCTTTCCACCAATTTCAGTGAAATCATGGTCATGGCCTCCGCCATGGCCATGGGCATCGGCGCGCCGCTCAACACCATGCAGCTCCTTTGGATCAACACCGTGTCGGACATCTTTCCGGGGCTGGCGCTGGCCTTGGAGCCTGCGGAACCTGACATTCTGAAGCAACCGCCTCGCGAGGCTCAAGCGCCGCTCTTTTCCAAGGAAGACTACCGGCGAATGACTTGGGAATCGGCGACCATCAGCGCCGCCGCGATGGGGGCTTATGCCTACGGTATCAGACGATATGGAATGGGCCCGGCTGCTGGCAGCTTGGCATTCCAAAGCCTCACCCTCGGCCAACTCCTTCACGCCTTCAGTTGCCGCTCGGAACACCATTCCCTTTTCAAAGAAGACGCTCGACCGCCGAATCCACATCTCAACTGGGCGATGGCCGGCACGTTGCTCCTTCAAGCGTGTACCTTCTTCGTTCCATCGTTGCGACGCCTGCTGGGCATACCGGCCCTGAATTGGCTCGACGCGGCCGTGATCGGCGGAACCGCTCTAGCCTCGTTTCTCGTCAACGAATCCACAAAAACAACGAAAGCTTCGGGAATCCAGCCATGA